A single Pseudomonas sp. DC1.2 DNA region contains:
- a CDS encoding CbtB domain-containing protein, translating to MSIISSTTSRTTSNTTTLSQRLTAAIGASILGACLVYFAGFSHIDAVHNAAHDTRHSSAFPCH from the coding sequence ATGTCGATCATCAGCAGTACAACCAGCCGCACCACTAGCAACACTACAACGCTGAGCCAACGCCTGACCGCCGCTATCGGCGCATCGATTCTCGGTGCCTGCCTGGTGTACTTCGCCGGTTTCTCGCACATTGATGCGGTACACAATGCCGCACACGATACCCGTCACAGCTCCGCGTTTCCGTGCCATTGA
- a CDS encoding CbtA family protein: MIKRIAQTAGFTGLLAALLLTLLQSFWVAPLILQAETYEKSPATETHQHAEGAMVGHTHDAEAWEPENGWQRVLSTTGGNLVVAVGFALMLAGLYTLRAPTRTAQGLLWGLAGYATFVLAPTLGLPPELPGTVAADLAQRQTWWIGTAASTAAGIALIVFSRHWLMKILGVAILAVPHVIGAPQPEVHSMLAPEALDAQFKIASQLTNVAFWLALGLISAWLFRRKTDGQYHA; the protein is encoded by the coding sequence ATGATCAAGCGTATAGCGCAAACCGCAGGTTTCACCGGGTTGCTGGCCGCCCTGCTGCTGACTCTGCTGCAAAGCTTCTGGGTGGCCCCGCTGATTCTGCAGGCAGAGACCTACGAAAAGTCCCCAGCGACTGAAACCCATCAACATGCCGAAGGCGCGATGGTGGGCCACACTCACGACGCCGAGGCCTGGGAACCGGAAAACGGTTGGCAGCGCGTGCTGTCCACCACCGGCGGTAACCTGGTCGTTGCGGTGGGCTTCGCGCTGATGCTGGCGGGCCTCTACACTTTGCGCGCCCCCACCCGCACCGCTCAGGGCCTGCTCTGGGGCCTGGCGGGTTATGCGACCTTCGTGCTGGCGCCAACGTTGGGCCTGCCACCTGAGTTGCCGGGCACTGTCGCCGCCGATCTGGCGCAACGACAGACCTGGTGGATCGGTACTGCAGCGTCTACCGCTGCCGGTATCGCCCTGATCGTGTTCAGCCGTCACTGGCTGATGAAAATCCTCGGAGTGGCTATTCTGGCGGTTCCGCACGTGATCGGTGCGCCACAACCGGAAGTCCATTCGATGCTGGCTCCGGAAGCGTTGGACGCGCAGTTCAAAATCGCTTCGCAGCTGACCAACGTAGCGTTCTGGCTGGCCTTGGGCCTTATAAGCGCCTGGCTTTTCCGCCGCAAAACCGACGGTCAATACCACGCATGA
- a CDS encoding cobalamin biosynthesis protein: protein MTSNRAAPTLVVGLGCQRGCPVSTLRALLDQALQAHQIELRMIKALASIDLKRDEPGLIELAAQLSLPLMYFSSEQLARYQSQLSHQSQIAFERTGCYGVAESAALALAEQLVEAPAKLLVSRQKYAQATLAVASAAQPQR, encoded by the coding sequence ATGACGAGTAACCGCGCAGCGCCGACCCTGGTGGTCGGCCTGGGCTGCCAGCGCGGCTGCCCGGTCAGCACGCTACGCGCACTGCTTGATCAGGCGTTACAGGCTCATCAAATCGAATTGCGGATGATCAAGGCCCTGGCCAGCATCGACCTGAAACGCGATGAACCGGGGCTGATAGAGTTGGCCGCGCAGTTGTCCCTGCCATTGATGTATTTCAGCAGCGAACAGCTGGCTCGCTATCAATCACAGTTGAGCCATCAATCACAGATCGCCTTCGAGCGCACCGGTTGTTACGGCGTGGCGGAAAGTGCAGCCTTGGCGTTGGCGGAGCAACTGGTCGAGGCCCCGGCAAAACTGCTGGTATCGCGACAGAAATATGCCCAGGCGACCCTCGCGGTAGCCAGTGCGGCACAACCCCAGCGCTAA
- the cobM gene encoding precorrin-4 C(11)-methyltransferase: MTVYFIGAGPGDPELITVKGQRLIRSCPVIIYAGSLVPAAVLEGHRAEHVVNSAELHLKQIIELIKNAHANGQDIARVHSGDPSLYGAIGEQIRYLRELDIPFQIIPGVTATAACAALLGAELTLPDVSQSVILTRYADKTAMPAGEELGSLAQHGATMAIHLGVNHLHKILAELLPHYGADCPIAVIHRATWPDQDWVVGTLADIAEKVEAKGFRRTALILVGRVLGSDHFSESSLYRAGHAHLYRP; the protein is encoded by the coding sequence ATGACCGTCTATTTTATTGGCGCGGGTCCCGGCGACCCGGAACTGATCACCGTCAAAGGCCAGAGGCTGATTCGCAGTTGCCCGGTGATCATCTACGCCGGCTCGCTGGTGCCGGCTGCGGTGCTTGAAGGCCACCGGGCCGAACACGTAGTCAACAGCGCCGAGCTGCACCTGAAACAGATCATCGAACTGATCAAAAACGCCCACGCCAACGGCCAGGACATCGCCCGCGTGCATTCCGGCGATCCCAGTTTGTACGGTGCAATTGGCGAACAGATTCGCTACCTGCGCGAGCTCGATATTCCCTTTCAAATCATCCCTGGCGTCACCGCCACAGCAGCCTGCGCCGCGCTGCTGGGGGCAGAACTGACGCTGCCAGACGTTTCGCAGAGCGTAATTTTGACGCGTTACGCCGACAAGACGGCGATGCCGGCGGGCGAAGAGCTGGGCAGCCTGGCGCAACACGGCGCGACCATGGCGATTCATCTTGGGGTCAATCATCTGCACAAGATCCTTGCCGAGTTGCTACCGCATTACGGCGCAGACTGCCCGATCGCCGTGATTCACCGGGCGACGTGGCCGGATCAGGACTGGGTGGTAGGGACATTGGCCGATATCGCCGAGAAAGTTGAAGCGAAAGGGTTCCGACGCACGGCGCTGATCCTGGTGGGCCGGGTGCTTGGCAGCGATCATTTCAGTGAGTCCTCGCTGTACCGCGCGGGGCATGCGCATTTGTACCGCCCTTAG
- the nfuA gene encoding Fe-S biogenesis protein NfuA, with the protein MTAITITDAAHDYLADLLSKQNTPGIGIRVFITQPGTQYAETCIAYCKPGEEKSEDTALGLKSFTAYIDSFSEAFLDDAVVDYATDRMGGQLTIKAPNAKVPMVNADSPVNERINYYLQTEINPGLASHGGQVSLIDVVEDGIAVLKFGGGCQGCGQADVTLREGIERTLLERIPELKGVRDVTDHTQKENAYY; encoded by the coding sequence ATGACCGCTATTACCATTACCGACGCCGCCCACGATTACCTGGCTGATCTGCTCTCCAAGCAGAACACCCCAGGTATCGGCATCCGCGTCTTTATCACCCAGCCTGGCACTCAGTACGCCGAAACCTGCATTGCCTATTGCAAGCCGGGCGAAGAGAAATCTGAAGACACTGCGCTGGGGCTCAAAAGCTTCACTGCCTACATCGACTCATTCAGCGAAGCCTTCCTGGATGATGCGGTGGTCGACTATGCCACCGACCGTATGGGCGGCCAACTGACCATTAAGGCGCCAAACGCCAAAGTACCGATGGTCAACGCTGACAGCCCGGTTAACGAGCGCATCAACTATTACTTGCAGACCGAGATCAACCCGGGGCTGGCCAGCCACGGCGGTCAGGTCAGCCTGATTGATGTGGTTGAAGACGGCATCGCCGTTCTCAAGTTCGGCGGCGGTTGCCAGGGCTGTGGCCAGGCAGACGTCACGTTGCGTGAAGGCATCGAGCGCACCCTGCTCGAGCGTATTCCGGAGCTCAAGGGCGTTCGCGACGTAACCGACCACACGCAGAAAGAAAACGCCTACTACTAA
- a CDS encoding fatty acid cis/trans isomerase yields MPYRVVVCIGLLLLSGCAVAQEPAISYTRDIQPIFTEKCVACHACYDSACQLNLGSGEGAARGATKIPVYDGERREAAAPTRLFYDAFGKQAWQHKDFYSVLDAQGSQAALMARMLELGHNAVLQPNAKLPDDIVLGLNRENMCAMPAQFQGYASAHPQEGMPLAVTGLTDQQYQTLQRWLASGAPIDEQGLVPSTQEALQVLQWENLLNAPGARESLVGRWLFEHLFLAHLYFNDGEPGHFFQWVRSRTPTGQPIDLINTRRPNDDPGTQIYYRLWPVQGVIVHKTHITYPLSPAKMARVKSLFYSGNWQVTALPGYGPERRANPFQTFEAIPAQARYQFMLDNAEYFVRTFIRGPVCRGQIATDVIRDNFWALFQAPDHDLYITDPNYRGQATPLLAMPGQNDDVGSVLSLWRDYRNKRNEYEALRRDSYADAPAPSWSTLWAGNDNALLSIFRHFDSASVTKGLIGEVPQTIWLFDYPLLERTYYQLAVNFDVFGNVSHQAQTRLYFDLIRNGAEQNFLRLMPANSRGDYLDDWYQSSGKFKMWLDYESIDNDKPTALKLDEKDPKRDFAKQLLARYGDLNATPDPINRCEGAYCSRPNIDPELQNAEQALSRLTSRPAAGLKIIDQLPEASMLRIETRSGKREFYSLLRNRAHSNVAFLSGESLRYQPGLDTLTIFPGVLSSYPNFIFNIPAEQVPAFVDAMEHANDGSGFEKIVERWGIRRSHPHFWEYFHDLSRYLHETDPVEEGVLDMNRYENL; encoded by the coding sequence ATGCCGTATCGCGTCGTCGTCTGCATTGGTTTGCTGCTTTTAAGCGGATGCGCCGTTGCGCAGGAACCGGCTATTTCTTATACCCGCGATATTCAGCCGATCTTCACCGAAAAGTGTGTGGCCTGCCACGCCTGCTATGACTCCGCCTGTCAGTTGAACCTGGGCAGTGGCGAAGGCGCGGCGCGTGGCGCTACAAAGATCCCGGTCTATGACGGCGAGCGTCGCGAGGCCGCGGCGCCGACCCGGCTGTTTTATGACGCTTTCGGCAAGCAAGCCTGGCAGCACAAGGATTTTTATTCGGTGCTCGACGCTCAAGGCAGTCAAGCCGCGTTGATGGCGCGCATGCTGGAGTTGGGCCACAACGCTGTGTTGCAGCCCAACGCCAAGTTGCCGGATGACATCGTCCTGGGCCTGAATCGCGAGAACATGTGTGCGATGCCGGCGCAGTTCCAGGGTTACGCCAGCGCTCACCCTCAAGAAGGTATGCCTCTGGCGGTGACCGGCCTGACTGATCAGCAGTATCAGACACTGCAACGCTGGCTTGCATCCGGCGCGCCCATTGATGAGCAAGGGTTGGTGCCGAGTACACAGGAAGCGTTGCAAGTGCTGCAATGGGAAAACCTGCTCAATGCGCCGGGTGCCCGCGAGAGCCTGGTCGGGCGATGGTTGTTCGAGCATTTATTCCTGGCGCACCTCTACTTCAACGACGGTGAGCCGGGACATTTCTTCCAGTGGGTGCGTTCACGCACGCCGACCGGCCAACCTATAGACCTGATCAACACCCGGCGTCCGAACGACGATCCGGGTACTCAGATTTACTACCGTTTGTGGCCGGTGCAGGGTGTGATCGTCCACAAGACCCACATCACCTACCCATTGAGCCCGGCGAAAATGGCACGGGTCAAAAGCCTCTTCTATAGCGGTAACTGGCAGGTGACGGCGTTGCCAGGTTATGGCCCGGAACGTCGGGCCAATCCGTTCCAGACCTTCGAGGCCATTCCCGCTCAGGCCCGCTACCAGTTCATGCTCGATAACGCCGAATACTTTGTGCGCACGTTTATTCGCGGTCCGGTGTGCCGCGGCCAAATTGCGACCGACGTCATTCGTGACAACTTCTGGGCGCTGTTTCAGGCGCCGGACCATGACCTGTACATCACTGATCCTAACTATCGAGGGCAGGCCACGCCGTTGCTGGCGATGCCGGGGCAAAACGACGATGTCGGCAGCGTATTGAGTCTTTGGCGAGACTACCGCAACAAGCGTAATGAATATGAAGCGTTACGCCGCGACAGCTACGCTGATGCGCCGGCGCCGAGCTGGTCTACGTTGTGGGCAGGTAACGACAATGCCTTGTTAAGCATCTTTCGGCATTTCGACAGTGCCTCGGTGACCAAGGGCTTGATCGGTGAAGTACCGCAGACGATATGGCTGTTTGACTATCCGTTGCTGGAACGCACCTATTACCAGTTGGCGGTGAACTTCGATGTGTTCGGCAACGTGTCACATCAGGCGCAGACTCGCTTGTACTTTGACTTGATCCGCAACGGAGCCGAGCAGAATTTCCTGCGCCTGATGCCGGCCAATTCCAGGGGCGACTACCTCGACGATTGGTATCAGAGTAGTGGCAAATTCAAAATGTGGTTGGACTACGAGTCCATCGATAACGACAAGCCGACAGCACTGAAACTGGACGAAAAAGACCCTAAACGCGACTTTGCAAAGCAGTTGCTGGCTCGATACGGCGACCTCAATGCAACCCCGGACCCGATCAATCGATGCGAGGGCGCCTATTGTTCACGGCCCAATATCGACCCTGAATTGCAGAATGCCGAGCAGGCGTTGAGTCGCCTCACATCCCGTCCGGCTGCCGGGCTCAAAATCATTGATCAACTGCCAGAAGCCAGCATGCTGCGCATCGAGACCCGCAGCGGCAAGCGCGAGTTCTATAGCCTGTTGCGCAACCGTGCCCACAGTAACGTCGCGTTTTTGAGCGGCGAATCGCTGCGCTATCAGCCGGGGCTGGACACCCTGACCATTTTCCCCGGCGTGCTTAGTAGCTACCCCAACTTCATCTTCAACATTCCCGCCGAGCAAGTGCCAGCGTTCGTGGACGCGATGGAGCACGCCAATGACGGCAGCGGTTTCGAGAAAATCGTCGAGCGTTGGGGTATTCGTCGCAGTCATCCGCATTTTTGGGAGTATTTCCATGACCTGAGCCGCTACCTTCATGAAACCGATCCGGTGGAAGAGGGCGTGCTGGACATGAACCGCTACGAGAATCTTTGA